Proteins encoded by one window of Kribbella italica:
- a CDS encoding beta-class carbonic anhydrase, which translates to MSAEGPVPGFEDLLAANADYAKNFSYGGFDGIAHAGVGVVTCMDSRIPPLELLGLKPGDAKVLRSAGGRVTELTMTGLVLGVHLLGVRRIMVIPHTRCAMASMTEDQMREKVERASGLPAAYLTLNVIPDQLEALRHDVAAVREHPLIGDDVLVGGFMYDVDDGHLTQIV; encoded by the coding sequence ATGAGCGCCGAGGGGCCGGTCCCCGGCTTCGAGGACCTCCTCGCGGCCAACGCCGACTACGCCAAGAACTTCTCGTACGGCGGCTTCGACGGCATCGCCCATGCCGGCGTCGGCGTCGTCACCTGCATGGACTCACGCATCCCGCCGCTCGAGCTGCTCGGCCTCAAGCCCGGCGACGCCAAGGTCCTGCGCAGCGCCGGCGGCCGCGTCACCGAACTGACGATGACCGGCCTGGTCCTCGGCGTCCACCTGCTCGGCGTCCGCCGCATCATGGTCATCCCGCACACCCGCTGCGCGATGGCCTCGATGACCGAGGACCAGATGCGCGAAAAGGTCGAGAGAGCCTCCGGCCTCCCGGCCGCCTACCTCACCCTCAACGTCATCCCCGACCAACTCGAGGCCCTCCGCCACGACGTGGCCGCCGTCCGCGAACACCCCCTGATCGGCGACGACGTCCTGGTCGGCGGCTTCATGTACGACGTAGACGACGGCCACCTGACCCAGATCGTCTAG
- a CDS encoding carbonic anhydrase has product MSLPPPPSRRRFLSNALGASLGASLGVVVLSSCQDAGTPSSGASGQLAPVVEPPVTTGDQALQRLLEGNARFVANRTEAIDEGVDRRVAVSKGQQPFATVIGCVDSRVPIELVFDRGLGDLVVVRSAGEALDHSVTGSLEFGVAELKTPLLMVLGHQRCGAIDATIKAMDSHRTGGHSGEIGYLVDTLSPAVRQVTGKPGDRLENAVHANVQHVLAELRKSPVLGPLEKSGKVKLVGAYYELDTGKVVVL; this is encoded by the coding sequence GTGAGCCTGCCGCCTCCGCCTTCCCGTCGCCGCTTCCTGTCCAACGCGTTGGGGGCCAGTCTTGGCGCCAGTCTGGGGGTGGTGGTGCTGAGCTCTTGTCAGGACGCCGGTACGCCGTCGAGTGGTGCTTCTGGTCAGCTCGCGCCGGTGGTCGAACCGCCTGTCACCACGGGGGATCAGGCGCTGCAGCGGCTGCTGGAGGGGAACGCTCGGTTTGTTGCCAACCGCACCGAAGCGATCGACGAGGGAGTGGACCGAAGAGTTGCCGTGAGCAAGGGTCAGCAGCCGTTCGCGACGGTGATCGGGTGTGTGGACTCGCGGGTGCCGATCGAGCTGGTCTTCGACCGGGGGCTCGGCGATCTGGTCGTCGTACGGAGTGCTGGTGAGGCGCTGGACCACTCGGTGACGGGGAGCTTGGAGTTCGGGGTCGCGGAGCTGAAGACGCCGTTGCTGATGGTGCTCGGGCACCAGCGGTGCGGGGCGATCGACGCGACGATCAAGGCAATGGACAGCCATCGCACCGGCGGGCACTCGGGGGAGATCGGCTACCTGGTCGACACGCTGTCCCCGGCCGTCCGGCAGGTCACCGGAAAGCCGGGGGACAGATTGGAGAACGCCGTCCACGCCAATGTCCAGCACGTCCTCGCCGAGCTGCGAAAGTCCCCGGTCCTGGGACCACTGGAGAAGTCCGGCAAGGTGAAGCTGGTCGGCGCCTACTACGAACTGGACACCGGCAAGGTCGTCGTCCTCTAG